The Helianthus annuus cultivar XRQ/B chromosome 16, HanXRQr2.0-SUNRISE, whole genome shotgun sequence genome includes a window with the following:
- the LOC110916110 gene encoding calcium-dependent protein kinase 10, with product MGNCTSTKHHKPPHTSHNKKNINKKLKKPNPYARTSIPFWVLNDPQLTTHRTRISDKYILGRELGRGEFGVTYLCTDRETKQAFACKSISKNKLRTAVDIEDVRREVAIMSTLPDHPNLVKLRDTFEDSEAVHIVMELCEGGELFDRIVARGHYSERAAAGIAKTVAEVVKMCHENGVIHRDLKPENFLFSNKKENSALKAIDFGLSIFFKPGEKFSEIVGSPYYMAPEVLKRDYGPEVDIWSAGVILYILLCGVPPFWAETEQGVALAILRGNIDFKRKPWPQISENAKSLVKQMLEPDPKKRLTAQQVLEHPWIVNEKKASNVSLGDIVKTRLKQFSMMNRFKKKALRVIAEYLSIEEVEIIKDMFTLMDSDGDGKVTFDELKAGLKKIGSQLSEPEIRLLMDVADVDGNGVLEYGEFVAVTIHLQKMENEEHLRKAFMFFDKDGSGYIELNELEEVLYEPGHADMQVLNEIMKEVDTDKDGQISFKEFVAMMKAGTDWRKASRQYSRERFKSMSVNLMKDGSLRLEDGFTGLSVVV from the exons ATGGGCAACTGCACCAGTACTAAACACCACAaaccacctcatacttcacacaacaagaaaaacatcaacaaaaaactaaaaaaacctaacccatATGCCAGAACTTCCATACCATTCTGGGTGTTGAACGACCCACAACTCACCACTCACCGAACCCGAATCTCCGACAAGTACATATTGGGTCGGGAGCTCGGTCGAGGCGAGTTTGGTGTAACATATTTATGTACGGACAGAGAAACTAAACAAGCATTTGCATGTAAATCAATTTCCAAGAATAAACTTCGAACTGCGGTTGATATAGAGGATGTTCGACGTGAGGTGGCGATTATGTCGACCTTGCCGGATCACCCGAACTTGGTGAAGCTTCGTGATACGTTTGAGGATAGTGAAGCTGTGCATATAGTGATGGAGCTTTGTGAGGGTGGGGAGCTTTTTGATAGGATTGTTGCTAGAGGGCATTATAGTGAGCGAGCGGCGGCTGGTATTGCGAAGACGGTGGCCGAAGTGGTGAAGATGTGTCATGAGAATGGGGTGATTCATAGAGACTTGAAGCCGGAGAATTTTTTGTTTTCTAATAAGAAAGAAAATTCGGCTTTGAAAGCTATTGATTTCGGACTTTCTATTTTCTTTAAGCCAG GAGAGAAATTTTCAGAAATAGTGGGTAGTCCTTACTACATGGCACCCGAGGTTTTGAAGAGAGACTACGGGCCAGAGGTTGATATATGGAGTGCCGGAGTTATTCTTTACATATTATTATGCGGGGTTCCTCCATTTTGGGCAG AAACTGAACAAGGTGTCGCTTTAGCAATTCTTCGAGGCAATATTGATTTCAAGAGGAAACCATGGCCTCAAATTTCTGAAAATGCAAAAAGTCTAGTTAAACAAATGCTAGAACCCGATCCCAAGAAGCGATTAACCGCCCAACAGGTTCTTG AACACCCATGGATTGTTAATGAGAAGAAAGCTTCAAATGTTTCATTGGGAGATATAGTGAAGACAAGGCTCAAGCAATTCTCAATGATGAATAGGTTCAAAAAGAAAGCATTGAGA GTGATTGCAGAATACTTGTCTATTGAAGAAGTAGAAATAATCAAAGATATGTTTACATTGATGGACTCTGATGGTGATGGGAAAGTTACGTTTGATGAACTCAAGGCGGGACTAAAGAAAATCGGCTCACAACTGTCTGAACCCGAGATCCGACTCCTCATGGATGTG GCTGATGTCGATGGAAATGGCGTGCTTGAGTATGGAGAGTTTGTAGCAGTGACAATTCACTTGCAAAAGATGGAAAACGAGGAGCATCTACGCAAAGCGTTTATGTTTTTTGATAAAGACGGGAGCGGTTACATTGAGCTTAATGAGCTAGAAGAAGTATTGTATGAGCCTGGACATGCAGACATGCAAGTACTCAATGAAATTATGAAAGAAGTTGATACAGACAAG GATGGTCAAATTAGTTTCAAGGAATTTGTAGCGATGATGAAAGCGGGAACAGATTGGAGGAAGGCGTCACGACAATATTCGAGAGAGAGATTCAAGAGCATGAGTGTAAACTTGATGAAGGATGGATCGTTGCGGCTCGAGGATGGGTTCACCGGTCTAAGTGTTGTAGTTTGA